A single Pan troglodytes isolate AG18354 chromosome X, NHGRI_mPanTro3-v2.0_pri, whole genome shotgun sequence DNA region contains:
- the PNMA6E gene encoding paraneoplastic antigen Ma6E isoform X3, with protein MALAMLRDWCRWMGANAERSLLILGIPDDCKEHEFQEAVRAALSPLGRYRVLTKHFRKELGAKAALVEFAEYLNRSLIPHQIPGNGGPWKVIFLPQVPVIEFQDMPSFPAQPQGQAVAKAAGEGGGTGEAGGVGEAGAAGEAGATGEAGATGEAGAAGEAGGAGEAGGVGEAGAAAEAGGAGEAGAAGEGGAAGEAGGAGEAGGVGEAGAAGEAGGAGEAGGAGEGRAAGEAGAAGEAGAVGEAGAAGEAGAAGEAGGTNGTKAWVQPWRCTLQAVLENRAYRELRPFSGREQPGCEEESFESWVEQAKDMLQLWCHASEREKKRWLLESLGGPALEVVSGLLEEDTNLSALDCLAALGQVFRNQDTRMTSRLKFLTCTQGPQEGLFAFVVRLEGLLQRAVEKGAVCPALANYLRLQQVLSRARPSEALQDTLRGMQLEKRPPGFLGLLRLIREMEAWAAFPARSQQGVAWGAAPVESEDPAAAQASPAQGNASEAGPGAEDAAKAASATKEAARGAPAAGEGESAPAGPEGLGQARPIEVPWGSSPARMSSAVWVFPRGLSWGPEGLIQVRGQEARKPPLEGLQTILEEPENEDEDGAGDEGQPKSSQGK; from the exons ATGGCTCTGGCGATGCTTCGGGACTGGTGCAGGTGGATGGGTGCGAACGCAGAGCGCTCCCTGCTCATCCTGGGTATCCCTGATGACTGCAAGGAACATGAGTTCCAGGAGGCCGTGCGGGCTGCCCTGTCGCCCCTGGGCAGGTACCGAGTACTCACCAAGCACTTCAGAAAGGAGCTCGGGGCCAAGGCAGCCTTGGTGGAGTTCGCTGAGTATTTAAACCGAAGCTTGATTCCCCATCAAATACCAGGCAATGGGGGGCCCTGgaaagtgatcttcctgccccaAGTACCTGTTATTGAGTTTCAGGATATGCCCAGTTTTCCTGCACAGCCCCAGGGTCAAGCAGTAGCAAAAGCTGCAGGTGAGGGAGGAGGCACAGGTGAGGCAGGAGGTGTAGGTGAGGCAGGAGCAGCAGGTGAGGCAGGAGCAACAGGTGAGGCAGGAGCAACAGGTGAGGCAGGAGcagcaggtgaggcaggaggcgcaggtgaggcaggaggtgtaggtgaggcaggagcagcagctgaggcaggaggcgcAGGTGAGGCAGGAGCAGCAGGTGAGGGAGGAGcagcaggtgaggcaggaggcgcaggtgaggcaggaggtgtaggtgaggcaggagcagcaggtgaggcaggaggcgcag GTGAGGCAGGAGGCGCAGGTGAGGGAAGAGCAGCAGGTGAGGCAGGAGCAGCAGGTGAGGCAGGAGCTGTGGGTGAGGCAGGAGCTGCAGGTGAGGCAGGAGCTGCGGGTGAAGCAGGAGGGACAAATGGAACAAAAGCCTGGGTCCAGCCTTGGCGCTGCACCCTACAGGCTGTGCTGGAAAACAGGGCCTACCGGGAATTGAGACCCTTTTCCGGGAGGGAGCAGCCAGGCTGCGAGGAAGAGTCCTTTGAGAGCTGGGTGGAGCAGGCCAAGGATATGCTGCAGCTGTGGTGCCACGCGTCGGAAAGGGAGAAGAAGAGGTGGCTGCTGGAGAGCTTGGGCGGCCCGGCCCTGGAAGTCGTGAGCGGCCTCCTGGAGGAAGATACCAACTTGTCCGCGCTGGACTGCCTGGCGGCGCTGGGGCAGGTATTTAGGAACCAGGACACTCGAATGACTTCGAGGCTGAAGTTCCTGACCTGTACGCAGGGGCCCCAGGAGGGGCTGTTTGCCTTCGTGGTGCGCCTGGAAGGCCTGCTGCAGAGGGCTGTGGAGAAGGGGGCCGTCTGCCCAGCCTTGGCCAATTACCTGCGACTACAGCAGGTGCTGTCTCGGGCCCGCCCCAGCGAGGCACTCCAGGATACCCTGAGAGGGATGCAGCTGGAGAAGAGGCCACCTGGCTTCCTGGGGCTGCTCCGGCTCATCCGGGAGATGGAGGCATGGGCAGCCTTCCCAGCGAGGAGCCAGCAGGGTGTGGCCTGGGGAGCAGCCCCAGTGGAGAGTGAAGACCCAGCTGCTgcccaggcctccccagcccaggGGAATGCCAGCGAGGCTGGTCCTGGAGCAGAAGATGCTGCCAAGGCCGCTTCTGCCACCAAAGAGGCTGCAAGGGGAGCCCCTGCCGCTGGGGAAGGTGAAAGTGCCCCTGCAGGCCCCGAAGGCCTAGGTCAGGCAAGGCCCATAGAGGTCCCCTGGGGCTCCTCCCCAGCCCGGATGAGCAGTGCTGTCTGGGTGTTCCCAAGAGGTCTTAGCTGGGGTCCAGAGGGCCTCATCCAGGTGAGAGGCCAGGAAGCCAGGAAACCCCCACTGGAGGGGCTCCAGACCATCTTGGAGGAGCCCGAAAACGAGGATGAGGATGGGGCCGGGGACGAGGGCCAGCCCAAGTCCTCCCAGGGCAAATAG
- the PNMA6E gene encoding paraneoplastic antigen Ma6E isoform X2 codes for MALAMLRDWCRWMGANAERSLLILGIPDDCKEHEFQEAVRAALSPLGRYRVLTKHFRKELGAKAALVEFAEYLNRSLIPHQIPGNGGPWKVIFLPQVPVIEFQDMPSFPAQPQGQAVAKAAGEGGGTGEAGGVGEAGAAGEAGATGEAGATGEAGAAGEAGGAGEAGGVGEAGAAAEAGGAGEAGAAGEGGAAGEAGGAGEAGGVGEAGAAGEAGGAGEAGGAGEGRAAGEAGAAGEAGAVGEAGAAGEAGAAGEAGGTNGTKAWVQPWRCTLQAVLENRAYRELRPFSGREQPGCEEESFESWVEQAKDMLQLWCHASEREKKRWLLESLGGPALEVVSGLLEEDTNLSALDCLAALGQVFRNQDTRMTSRLKFLTCTQGPQEGLFAFVVRLEGLLQRAVEKGAVCPALANYLRLQQVLSRARPSEALQDTLRGMQLEKRPPGFLGLLRLIREMEAWAAFPARSQQGVAWGAAPVESEDPAAAQASPAQGNASEAGPGAEDAAKAASATKEAARGAPAAGEGESAPAGPEGLGQARPIEVPWGSSPARMSSAVWVFPRGLSWGPEGLIQVRGQEARKPPLEGLQTILEEPENEDEDGAGDEGQPKSSQGK; via the exons ATGGCTCTGGCGATGCTTCGGGACTGGTGCAGGTGGATGGGTGCGAACGCAGAGCGCTCCCTGCTCATCCTGGGTATCCCTGATGACTGCAAGGAACATGAGTTCCAGGAGGCCGTGCGGGCTGCCCTGTCGCCCCTGGGCAGGTACCGAGTACTCACCAAGCACTTCAGAAAGGAGCTCGGGGCCAAGGCAGCCTTGGTGGAGTTCGCTGAGTATTTAAACCGAAGCTTGATTCCCCATCAAATACCAGGCAATGGGGGGCCCTGgaaagtgatcttcctgccccaAGTACCTGTTATTGAGTTTCAGGATATGCCCAGTTTTCCTGCACAGCCCCAGGGTCAAGCAGTAGCAAAAGCTGCAGGTGAGGGAGGAGGCACAGGTGAGGCAGGAGGTGTAGGTGAGGCAGGAGCAGCAGGTGAGGCAGGAGCAACAGGTGAGGCAGGAGCAACAGGTGAGGCAGGAGcagcaggtgaggcaggaggcgcaggtgaggcaggaggtgtaggtgaggcaggagcagcagctgaggcaggaggcgcAGGTGAGGCAGGAGCAGCAGGTGAGGGAGGAGcagcaggtgaggcaggaggcgcaggtgaggcaggaggtgtaggtgaggcaggagcagcaggtgaggcaggaggcgcaggtgaggcaggag GCGCAGGTGAGGGAAGAGCAGCAGGTGAGGCAGGAGCAGCAGGTGAGGCAGGAGCTGTGGGTGAGGCAGGAGCTGCAGGTGAGGCAGGAGCTGCGGGTGAAGCAGGAGGGACAAATGGAACAAAAGCCTGGGTCCAGCCTTGGCGCTGCACCCTACAGGCTGTGCTGGAAAACAGGGCCTACCGGGAATTGAGACCCTTTTCCGGGAGGGAGCAGCCAGGCTGCGAGGAAGAGTCCTTTGAGAGCTGGGTGGAGCAGGCCAAGGATATGCTGCAGCTGTGGTGCCACGCGTCGGAAAGGGAGAAGAAGAGGTGGCTGCTGGAGAGCTTGGGCGGCCCGGCCCTGGAAGTCGTGAGCGGCCTCCTGGAGGAAGATACCAACTTGTCCGCGCTGGACTGCCTGGCGGCGCTGGGGCAGGTATTTAGGAACCAGGACACTCGAATGACTTCGAGGCTGAAGTTCCTGACCTGTACGCAGGGGCCCCAGGAGGGGCTGTTTGCCTTCGTGGTGCGCCTGGAAGGCCTGCTGCAGAGGGCTGTGGAGAAGGGGGCCGTCTGCCCAGCCTTGGCCAATTACCTGCGACTACAGCAGGTGCTGTCTCGGGCCCGCCCCAGCGAGGCACTCCAGGATACCCTGAGAGGGATGCAGCTGGAGAAGAGGCCACCTGGCTTCCTGGGGCTGCTCCGGCTCATCCGGGAGATGGAGGCATGGGCAGCCTTCCCAGCGAGGAGCCAGCAGGGTGTGGCCTGGGGAGCAGCCCCAGTGGAGAGTGAAGACCCAGCTGCTgcccaggcctccccagcccaggGGAATGCCAGCGAGGCTGGTCCTGGAGCAGAAGATGCTGCCAAGGCCGCTTCTGCCACCAAAGAGGCTGCAAGGGGAGCCCCTGCCGCTGGGGAAGGTGAAAGTGCCCCTGCAGGCCCCGAAGGCCTAGGTCAGGCAAGGCCCATAGAGGTCCCCTGGGGCTCCTCCCCAGCCCGGATGAGCAGTGCTGTCTGGGTGTTCCCAAGAGGTCTTAGCTGGGGTCCAGAGGGCCTCATCCAGGTGAGAGGCCAGGAAGCCAGGAAACCCCCACTGGAGGGGCTCCAGACCATCTTGGAGGAGCCCGAAAACGAGGATGAGGATGGGGCCGGGGACGAGGGCCAGCCCAAGTCCTCCCAGGGCAAATAG
- the ZFP92 gene encoding zinc finger protein 92 homolog isoform X1, producing MAAILLTTRPKVPVSFEDVSVYFTKTEWKLLDLRQKVLYKRVMLENYSHLVSLGFSFSKPHLISQLERGEGPWVADIPRTWATAGLHIGDRTQSKTSTSTQKHSGRQLPGADPQGGKEGQAARSSVLQRGAQGLGQSSAAGPQGPKGAEKRYLCQQCGKAFSRSSNLIKHRIIHSGEKPYACPECGKLFRRSFALLEHQRIHSGEKPYACPECSKTFTRSSNLIKHQVIHSGERPFACGDCGKLFRRSFALLEHARVHSGERPYACPECGKAFSRSSNLIEHQRTHRGEKPYACGQCAKAFKGVSQLIHHQRSHSGERPFACRECGKAFRGRSGLSQHRRVHSGEKPYECSDCGKAFGRRANLFKHQAVHGARRPAKAETARRLAGPGSTGPGSAVAATSPPRPSAAARPSRPSRR from the exons ATGGCAGCCATTCTCCTGACCACGAGACCCAAG GTGCCAGTATCTTTTGAGGATGTGTCCGTGTACTTCACAAAGACAGAATGGAAGCTTCTGGACCTCAGACAAAAGGTCCTCTACAAGCGGGTGATGCTGGAGAACTATAGCCATTTGGTGTCACTGG GATTTTCCTTCTCCAAGCCTCACCTGATCTCCCAATTGGAACGAGGGGAAGGACCCTGGGTAGCAGACATCCCCAGAACCTGGGCCACCGCAGGATTGCACATAG GTGACAGAACACAGAGCAAGACGTCGACTTCAACGCAGAAGCATTCTGGACGACAACTCCCCGGGGCCGATCCACAAGGTGGCAAGGAGGGGCAGGCGGCGAGGTCGTCTGTGCTCCAGAGAGGTGCCCAGGGCTTGGGGCAGAGTTCGGCTGCGGGGCCGCAGGGCCCCAAAGGCGCGGAGAAGCGGTACCTGTGCCAGCAGTGCGGGAAGGCCTTCAGCCGCAGCTCCAACCTCATCAAGCACCGCATCATCCACAGTGGCGAGAAGCCTTACGCGTGCCCCGAGTGCGGCAAGCTGTTTCGCCGCAGCTTCGCGCTCCTGGAGCACCAGCGCATCCACAGCGGCGAGAAGCCCTACGCCTGCCCCGAGTGCAGCAAGACCTTCACGCGCAGCTCCAACCTCATCAAGCACCAGGTCATCCACAGCGGCGAGCGGCCCTTCGCCTGCGGCGACTGCGGCAAACTGTTCCGCCGCAGCTTCGCGCTCCTGGAGCACGCGCGCGTGCACAGCGGCGAGCGGCCCTACGCGTGCCCAGAGTGCGGCAAGGCCTTCAGCCGCAGCTCCAACCTCATCGAGCACCAGCGCACGCACCGCGGCGAGAAGCCCTACGCCTGCGGCCAGTGCGCCAAGGCCTTCAAGGGCGTCTCGCAGCTCATCCACCACCAGCGCAGCCACAGCGGCGAGCGGCCCTTCGCGTGCCGCGAGTGCGGCAAGGCCTTCCGTGGCCGTTCGGGCCTCAGCCAGCACCGGCGCGTGCACAGCGGTGAGAAGCCCTACGAGTGCAGCGACTGCGGCAAGGCCTTCGGCCGGCGCGCCAACCTATTCAAGCACCAGGCAGTGCACGGCGCCAGGCGCCCTGCGAAGGCGGAGACGGCGCGGAGGCTAGCGGGCCCTGGGAGCACCGGCCCTGGGAGCGCGGTGGCGGCCACCAGCCCCCCGCGGCCGAGCGCAGCCGCCAGGCCTTCCAGGCCCAGCCGCCGCTGA
- the ZFP92 gene encoding zinc finger protein 92 homolog isoform X2: MLENYSHLVSLGFSFSKPHLISQLERGEGPWVADIPRTWATAGLHIGDRTQSKTSTSTQKHSGRQLPGADPQGGKEGQAARSSVLQRGAQGLGQSSAAGPQGPKGAEKRYLCQQCGKAFSRSSNLIKHRIIHSGEKPYACPECGKLFRRSFALLEHQRIHSGEKPYACPECSKTFTRSSNLIKHQVIHSGERPFACGDCGKLFRRSFALLEHARVHSGERPYACPECGKAFSRSSNLIEHQRTHRGEKPYACGQCAKAFKGVSQLIHHQRSHSGERPFACRECGKAFRGRSGLSQHRRVHSGEKPYECSDCGKAFGRRANLFKHQAVHGARRPAKAETARRLAGPGSTGPGSAVAATSPPRPSAAARPSRPSRR, translated from the exons ATGCTGGAGAACTATAGCCATTTGGTGTCACTGG GATTTTCCTTCTCCAAGCCTCACCTGATCTCCCAATTGGAACGAGGGGAAGGACCCTGGGTAGCAGACATCCCCAGAACCTGGGCCACCGCAGGATTGCACATAG GTGACAGAACACAGAGCAAGACGTCGACTTCAACGCAGAAGCATTCTGGACGACAACTCCCCGGGGCCGATCCACAAGGTGGCAAGGAGGGGCAGGCGGCGAGGTCGTCTGTGCTCCAGAGAGGTGCCCAGGGCTTGGGGCAGAGTTCGGCTGCGGGGCCGCAGGGCCCCAAAGGCGCGGAGAAGCGGTACCTGTGCCAGCAGTGCGGGAAGGCCTTCAGCCGCAGCTCCAACCTCATCAAGCACCGCATCATCCACAGTGGCGAGAAGCCTTACGCGTGCCCCGAGTGCGGCAAGCTGTTTCGCCGCAGCTTCGCGCTCCTGGAGCACCAGCGCATCCACAGCGGCGAGAAGCCCTACGCCTGCCCCGAGTGCAGCAAGACCTTCACGCGCAGCTCCAACCTCATCAAGCACCAGGTCATCCACAGCGGCGAGCGGCCCTTCGCCTGCGGCGACTGCGGCAAACTGTTCCGCCGCAGCTTCGCGCTCCTGGAGCACGCGCGCGTGCACAGCGGCGAGCGGCCCTACGCGTGCCCAGAGTGCGGCAAGGCCTTCAGCCGCAGCTCCAACCTCATCGAGCACCAGCGCACGCACCGCGGCGAGAAGCCCTACGCCTGCGGCCAGTGCGCCAAGGCCTTCAAGGGCGTCTCGCAGCTCATCCACCACCAGCGCAGCCACAGCGGCGAGCGGCCCTTCGCGTGCCGCGAGTGCGGCAAGGCCTTCCGTGGCCGTTCGGGCCTCAGCCAGCACCGGCGCGTGCACAGCGGTGAGAAGCCCTACGAGTGCAGCGACTGCGGCAAGGCCTTCGGCCGGCGCGCCAACCTATTCAAGCACCAGGCAGTGCACGGCGCCAGGCGCCCTGCGAAGGCGGAGACGGCGCGGAGGCTAGCGGGCCCTGGGAGCACCGGCCCTGGGAGCGCGGTGGCGGCCACCAGCCCCCCGCGGCCGAGCGCAGCCGCCAGGCCTTCCAGGCCCAGCCGCCGCTGA
- the PNMA6E gene encoding paraneoplastic antigen Ma6E isoform X1 produces the protein MALAMLRDWCRWMGANAERSLLILGIPDDCKEHEFQEAVRAALSPLGRYRVLTKHFRKELGAKAALVEFAEYLNRSLIPHQIPGNGGPWKVIFLPQVPVIEFQDMPSFPAQPQGQAVAKAAGEGGGTGEAGGVGEAGAAGEAGATGEAGATGEAGAAGEAGGAGEAGGVGEAGAAAEAGGAGEAGAAGEGGAAGEAGGAGEAGGVGEAGAAGEAGGAGEAGGVGEAGAAGEAGGAGEAGGAGEGRAAGEAGAAGEAGAVGEAGAAGEAGAAGEAGGTNGTKAWVQPWRCTLQAVLENRAYRELRPFSGREQPGCEEESFESWVEQAKDMLQLWCHASEREKKRWLLESLGGPALEVVSGLLEEDTNLSALDCLAALGQVFRNQDTRMTSRLKFLTCTQGPQEGLFAFVVRLEGLLQRAVEKGAVCPALANYLRLQQVLSRARPSEALQDTLRGMQLEKRPPGFLGLLRLIREMEAWAAFPARSQQGVAWGAAPVESEDPAAAQASPAQGNASEAGPGAEDAAKAASATKEAARGAPAAGEGESAPAGPEGLGQARPIEVPWGSSPARMSSAVWVFPRGLSWGPEGLIQVRGQEARKPPLEGLQTILEEPENEDEDGAGDEGQPKSSQGK, from the coding sequence ATGGCTCTGGCGATGCTTCGGGACTGGTGCAGGTGGATGGGTGCGAACGCAGAGCGCTCCCTGCTCATCCTGGGTATCCCTGATGACTGCAAGGAACATGAGTTCCAGGAGGCCGTGCGGGCTGCCCTGTCGCCCCTGGGCAGGTACCGAGTACTCACCAAGCACTTCAGAAAGGAGCTCGGGGCCAAGGCAGCCTTGGTGGAGTTCGCTGAGTATTTAAACCGAAGCTTGATTCCCCATCAAATACCAGGCAATGGGGGGCCCTGgaaagtgatcttcctgccccaAGTACCTGTTATTGAGTTTCAGGATATGCCCAGTTTTCCTGCACAGCCCCAGGGTCAAGCAGTAGCAAAAGCTGCAGGTGAGGGAGGAGGCACAGGTGAGGCAGGAGGTGTAGGTGAGGCAGGAGCAGCAGGTGAGGCAGGAGCAACAGGTGAGGCAGGAGCAACAGGTGAGGCAGGAGcagcaggtgaggcaggaggcgcaggtgaggcaggaggtgtaggtgaggcaggagcagcagctgaggcaggaggcgcAGGTGAGGCAGGAGCAGCAGGTGAGGGAGGAGcagcaggtgaggcaggaggcgcaggtgaggcaggaggtgtaggtgaggcaggagcagcaggtgaggcaggaggcgcaggtgaggcaggaggtgtaggtgaggcaggagcagcaggtgaggcaggaggCGCAGGTGAGGCAGGAGGCGCAGGTGAGGGAAGAGCAGCAGGTGAGGCAGGAGCAGCAGGTGAGGCAGGAGCTGTGGGTGAGGCAGGAGCTGCAGGTGAGGCAGGAGCTGCGGGTGAAGCAGGAGGGACAAATGGAACAAAAGCCTGGGTCCAGCCTTGGCGCTGCACCCTACAGGCTGTGCTGGAAAACAGGGCCTACCGGGAATTGAGACCCTTTTCCGGGAGGGAGCAGCCAGGCTGCGAGGAAGAGTCCTTTGAGAGCTGGGTGGAGCAGGCCAAGGATATGCTGCAGCTGTGGTGCCACGCGTCGGAAAGGGAGAAGAAGAGGTGGCTGCTGGAGAGCTTGGGCGGCCCGGCCCTGGAAGTCGTGAGCGGCCTCCTGGAGGAAGATACCAACTTGTCCGCGCTGGACTGCCTGGCGGCGCTGGGGCAGGTATTTAGGAACCAGGACACTCGAATGACTTCGAGGCTGAAGTTCCTGACCTGTACGCAGGGGCCCCAGGAGGGGCTGTTTGCCTTCGTGGTGCGCCTGGAAGGCCTGCTGCAGAGGGCTGTGGAGAAGGGGGCCGTCTGCCCAGCCTTGGCCAATTACCTGCGACTACAGCAGGTGCTGTCTCGGGCCCGCCCCAGCGAGGCACTCCAGGATACCCTGAGAGGGATGCAGCTGGAGAAGAGGCCACCTGGCTTCCTGGGGCTGCTCCGGCTCATCCGGGAGATGGAGGCATGGGCAGCCTTCCCAGCGAGGAGCCAGCAGGGTGTGGCCTGGGGAGCAGCCCCAGTGGAGAGTGAAGACCCAGCTGCTgcccaggcctccccagcccaggGGAATGCCAGCGAGGCTGGTCCTGGAGCAGAAGATGCTGCCAAGGCCGCTTCTGCCACCAAAGAGGCTGCAAGGGGAGCCCCTGCCGCTGGGGAAGGTGAAAGTGCCCCTGCAGGCCCCGAAGGCCTAGGTCAGGCAAGGCCCATAGAGGTCCCCTGGGGCTCCTCCCCAGCCCGGATGAGCAGTGCTGTCTGGGTGTTCCCAAGAGGTCTTAGCTGGGGTCCAGAGGGCCTCATCCAGGTGAGAGGCCAGGAAGCCAGGAAACCCCCACTGGAGGGGCTCCAGACCATCTTGGAGGAGCCCGAAAACGAGGATGAGGATGGGGCCGGGGACGAGGGCCAGCCCAAGTCCTCCCAGGGCAAATAG